The following proteins come from a genomic window of Paenibacillus sp. CAA11:
- a CDS encoding DUF4179 domain-containing protein has translation MLNQLDEKELVQGIKASLEPLAAPESLKAFAHDIASHAQESKRLHAAKRKKKYWRGLAACAAACGILIFTAQVSPAFASMLQNIPGFSVASDWLSTKRGQDGVENAAHHQYKPFEPVMEQFGDIKVSLADVYLTSDKLVYKAFISSSAFEGHIIRNPDGTLGLDREAERFTVLNEDFEQIEGGESQEIIRDKETGESILVSSYTIQLTPEEVQAFIKKNPKILQFKLYIAGVNKQKADREFAVNVPFQSSQWMQDRVIHLNQPVDVTGDPDIQGLVLENVKITPVHTYAELRLDSSQAYELNLDLAKEHVVQLTDNNGKVYPLETYRLKYQPTNVKYEPGRIELSFNSSPYFDETVKSLQLHIADIEVSDVSQGSMFTLDMNEKLPQVVQFKNSKMTITKARYEEGFLKLTVVQDTEAPMQIRFNVPAYMKKIAESPELTKKYYEEDTASRADLLIPEAGRTEYELSIMAPEQSKYEIQMARELDEVQVNRTIDVNLK, from the coding sequence ATGCTTAATCAGTTGGACGAGAAAGAGCTGGTACAGGGGATAAAGGCATCGTTGGAGCCGCTTGCCGCTCCCGAATCGTTAAAGGCCTTTGCACACGATATTGCCAGCCATGCTCAAGAATCGAAGAGACTCCATGCTGCCAAGCGCAAAAAGAAATACTGGAGAGGACTGGCGGCTTGTGCAGCGGCTTGCGGAATTCTAATATTCACGGCCCAAGTGTCACCTGCATTTGCAAGCATGCTTCAGAACATCCCCGGCTTCTCTGTAGCTTCGGATTGGCTGTCTACCAAGAGAGGCCAGGATGGGGTGGAGAACGCGGCACATCACCAGTACAAACCATTTGAACCTGTGATGGAGCAGTTTGGAGACATTAAAGTCAGCTTAGCTGATGTCTATCTAACGAGCGATAAACTGGTGTATAAAGCTTTTATCAGCTCAAGCGCATTTGAAGGGCACATCATCCGGAATCCGGATGGAACCCTGGGTCTTGACCGGGAAGCAGAGCGTTTCACGGTCTTGAATGAAGATTTTGAACAGATTGAAGGGGGAGAAAGTCAGGAGATCATTCGGGATAAGGAGACTGGGGAATCCATCCTCGTGAGCTCTTACACCATTCAATTGACTCCAGAAGAGGTACAGGCCTTTATCAAGAAGAATCCGAAGATTCTCCAATTCAAACTGTATATAGCAGGTGTGAACAAACAGAAGGCGGATCGAGAATTCGCCGTCAACGTACCCTTCCAATCCTCTCAATGGATGCAGGACCGGGTGATTCATCTTAACCAGCCTGTGGATGTAACAGGTGATCCCGATATCCAAGGCCTTGTGCTGGAAAATGTTAAGATCACACCGGTGCATACTTATGCTGAACTTCGTCTGGATTCAAGCCAGGCTTACGAGCTGAATCTGGACCTAGCCAAGGAGCATGTGGTTCAGCTGACAGATAACAATGGCAAGGTTTATCCGCTGGAAACTTACCGATTAAAGTACCAGCCGACAAACGTTAAATATGAGCCGGGACGAATTGAACTTTCCTTCAATTCTTCTCCATATTTCGATGAGACGGTGAAAAGTCTGCAGCTTCATATAGCAGATATAGAGGTGTCGGATGTATCACAGGGAAGTATGTTTACATTGGACATGAATGAGAAGCTCCCGCAGGTTGTTCAATTTAAGAATAGTAAAATGACGATTACCAAGGCTCGCTATGAGGAGGGATTCTTGAAACTTACGGTCGTTCAAGATACAGAAGCACCTATGCAGATTCGCTTCAATGTTCCAGCCTATATGAAGAAGATAGCCGAATCACCGGAACTCACCAAAAAGTATTATGAGGAAGACACCGCATCCCGTGCGGA